The Roseomonas haemaphysalidis genome segment ACCCGCGACCTGCTGTCGGCCAGCACGGAAGGCGCGACCCACGGCCTCGGCCAGCGGATCACCGCGCTGGTGCGCTACACCTTCTGACACCCGCCGCCGCCCCCCGGCCGGAAACGGCCGGGGGTTCGCTCAGCCGTCTTCCAGGTGCAGCAGCAGGGCAAGCGCCAGCATCAGCCCCGCGACGGAGGGCGCCCAGGCGGCGAGCTCCACCGGCAGGGTGCCGGCCTGGCCGAACTCCTCCGCCACCTTGTCCAGCAGAAACAGCGCGAAGCCGGCGCCGACGCCGAAGCCCAGCGTGCGCGCCACGTCGCCGCGCCGCGACTGGCGCATGGAAAAGCCCGCCGCCAGCAGCGACATGGCAACCGCGAGCAGCGGCGTGGACAGGAGCGAATGGAAATGCAGCCGGTGCTTGGTGGCCGAAAAGCCCGAGGCCTCCAGGATCTCGATGAATTCCGGCAGCGCCCAGAAGGATAGGGTGTCAGGGCTGGCGAAGCTGTCCTCGATGCGGTCGGGCGTCAGGGTGGTGGGCACCACCAGCGGCGCCGGCAGGCCCGGCTGGCGGTTGGCACCGAAGCTCACCGCATCGCGCAGCGCCCAGGTGCCGTCCACCAGCCGCGCTTCGGGCGATTCCACCCGCACCAGGGGGCGGTCGGCGGCCGACATGCGCCACAGCGAGACGTCGCGCAGCCGGAAGCCGCCCTGCCCCAGCTCCGGCCGGCCGGCCATGATGATGGTGCCGCCGGGGTCGAGGTCGGTGTCCGCCTGCCGCAGCCACAGCCGGCCGCCGGCCAGGGTGGCGGGGCCGGACGCGTTGCGCAGATAGGTGGCGTCCAGCCGCTCGGCGCGGGAGAACATGGCGGCCGACAGGGGCGACACCACGGTGATGGCCAGCGTGCCGAGGCACAGCGCCACCAGCGCCGGGCCCAGCAGGAAGCCCCAGGCGGAAACGCCGGCCGCGCGCGCCACCACCAGCTCGGACGAGCGGGCCAGGCGCCAAAAGGCGATGATGCCGCCGAGCAGGATGCCGAAGGGCAGGATCTGCAGCATCACGTAGGGCAGCCGCAGCCCGGCGATGGTGATGACCAGCGCGAAGCCGGCATCGGCGCGCGTCGCGGCGCGGCGCAGCAGCTCGATGAAATCGAACAGCGCCACCAGCCCGGTCAGCGCCAGGATCAGCAGGATGGCCATGGCCGCGAAGCGCCGCGCCACATAGGCCGAAAGGGTAAAAGCGATGGGCATGGGCGCGCGCTCAGCTCAGGCGGGGTTCAGGCAGGGCGGCGTCGTCGTCATCGTCATCATCGGCCAGATCATGCGCGCCCGTCGGCAGGCGGGGCTTGCGGCGCGGCAAGCCGGGCGAGCCCAGCAGCACCCACAGCCCGCCCACCGCCGGCAGTGCCACCTGCAGCCAGATCAATGGGATATAGGCATTGTTGCGGGCCGCGGCATTGCCGCCGGCCAGCCCCAGCGCCAGCAGCCCGACCACCAGGGCGACACCCGTGGCCGCCGGGCGCGAATCGCCATGGCGGCGGAAAGCGGTGCCCAGCGCCGTGGCCAGTGCCACCAGCGCGAAGGCCAGCGCCGTGAAGGGCGAGGCCAGCCGCTGGTGGCCCTCGGCGCGGAACTTGCGGATGTCGCGATCCGGCAGGTTCTCGGCCGGATCCGGGTTCAGCAGCTCGTCCACGAAGCGCTCGCGCGAGTCGCGGTTGCGGCCGCCATCCTGCTGGCTGCGGGACGAGGTGGCGAGGTCCAGGCTGTTTTCGGTGAAGGTCAGCACCGACAGGCGCGGCGCCGGGTTGGCGGCACCGGGCGGCGCCTGCTCCAGGGTTTGCCGCACGCCGTTCAGCAGTGTCACGCGCGGGCCGCGCGGCGTGCTGACCAGCCGCCCCTCCTCCGCCATGATGGTGACCGGCGCGCCGGGCTGGCGGCTGTCATGCACCATGATGCCGCGCAGGTTGCCGTCCGGGTCGCGCCGGCGGGCATAAACCGTCAGGTCATCGCCCAGGGCGCTGAACACGCCCTCCTGCACCAGGATGGCGGCCATCTCGTTGCGGATCTCGTACTGCCATTCGCGAAAGGCGGAATGGCTGACCGGCACCAGCCAGAGCTGCAGAAACAGGCACAGGCCGGTGCAAAGGGTGGCCAGCACCAGTGCCGGCCGCGACAGCCGCCAGTCCGACAGCCCCGCCGCGCGCATCACCACCAGCTCGCGGTCGCCCGCGAGCCGCACATAAGTGAACAAGGTGACCACGAAGGTGGTGATCGGCAGGATCACCGCCACGAAGGAGGGCAGCAGCAGCCCGGTCAGCTCCACGAACACCGCCGCCGACAGGCCGCGGTCCAGCACCAGCTCGATGAAGCGGAGGCTTTGGGTCAGCCATACCAGCGCGGCCAGGCCAACCGTGACGGCGACCAGCGTGACGGACAACTGGCGGAACAGATAACGGTCGAGGCGGTTCATGCGCGGCCTGAATAACCTTTCCGGGCGGCCAAGGGAAACCGTCCGGTGGGCGATGTGGACCGGGGGACGCGCCATGTGAAGGGAGCGACGTGTTACGGAGGTTGTCCGGCGGCGGGAGGGCGTGGCCGGGGGTCGCCGCCCCCTGGCCCCCCGCTGGGGTGGCAGTACCACCCCAGACCCCGCCGAAAGAAAGCGTCTAGAGCATTCAAGCCCGAACGCGGCACCGGAAAACTTCATGTGAAGCAGCGCGGGCTGGCACCCCAGTCGCCGGGGGTCATTGACCCCTGGCGCGCAGGTCCCGCAATGGCCGGGAATGCCGGGGTCCGGGGTGGCTCAGCCACCCCGGCGGGGGCCAGGGGGCAGCGCCCCCTGCCTTTCGGTCAGGCCGGCAACACCGCCACGCCCTTGCCGCCCAGGCTGATCCCCACCGGCTCGCCGACGCCGCGCATGCGGTTGGTGTGCGGGTCGATCACGAACATGTCGCCCGCCTCGGTGGCCAGGGTGTATTCCATCAGCCCGCCCAGATAGGCGGCCTTGCTGACCGTGCCGCGCAGCATGGCCGCCGGGTCGGCGGCGTCGTGCAGGGCGATGGCCTCGGGCCGGACGGCCAGCTGGATCGCGCCTTCCCGGGCACCGCGGTGCGGCAGGGTCAGGGTGGCGGGGCCGAGCGTCACCTTGGCCAGCTCGCCCTCCCGGTGGGAAAGCGTGGCGTCCAGCCGGTTGGCCTCGCCCACGAAGCCGGCGACAAAGGCGTTGGCAGGCTGCTCGTAGAGATCGCGCGGCGTGCCTTCCTGGGCGATCACCGCCTGGTTCATGACGATGATCTTGTCGGAGATCGCCAGTGCCTCGGCCTGGTCGTGGGTGACATAGGCCACCGTGACGCCGAGCCGCTGCTGCAGGTCACGAATCTCCTCGCGCATGCGGCGGCGCAGCCGGGCATCGAGGTTGGACAGCGGCTCGTCGAACAGCAGCACGGCGGGCTCCAGCACCAGGGCGCGGGCCACGGCCACGCGCTGCTGCTGGCCGCCGGACAGCTCCGACGGCAGCCGCTCGCCGAAGCCGGACAGGCCCACCGATTCCAGCGCCGCCAGCGCCGCCTCCCGCACCCGGGCCTTGGGCTGGCGGGACACGGCAAGGCCGTAGCCGACGTTTTCCAGCACGTTCATGTGCGGGAACAGGGCGTAGGACTGGAACACCATGGACACGTCGCGCTCGGCCGGCGGCAGGGCGGACACGTCCCGCCCGCCGATCAGCACGCGGCCGGAGGTGGGGTATTCCAGCCCCGCGATCATGCGCAGCGTGGTGGTCTTGCCGCAACCGGACGGGCCCAGCAGCGTGCACAGCGTGCCGGCCGGGATGGTGAAGGACACGTCCCGCACCGCCGTGGCGCTGCCACCATAGGACTTGGTGACGTTCTCGAAGCGGACTTCTGCGGCGCGGGTCATGCGATGGCTCCGGGAACAGGCGCGGCGGCGGCGGGCGTGGCGGCGGCGCGGCGGCCGATGCGGCGGCGGCCGACGGCCAGGTTCATCAGCCCCAGCACCGCCAGCATCAGCACGATCAGCACCAGCGAGGTGGAGATGGCCAGGCCGTAGTCGCCGTTGATGATGCGGTTGACGATGAAGACGGTGGCCAGCTCCGTCTCGGCCGTGACCAGGAAGATGACGGCGGAGACGGTGGTCATGGCGCGCACAAAGGAATAGGTGAGCCCCGCCACGATGGCCGGCCGCAACAGCGGCAGCACCACGCGGCGGAAGGCGTCCAGCCCGCCGCCGCCCAGCGTGTGGGAGGCCTCGTCCAGCGAGCGGTCGATCTGCGCCATGGCGGCCATGCCGGAGCGCAGGCCCACCGGCAGATTGCGGAACACGAAGCAGGCGACGATGATCGCCCCCGTGCCCGCCAGCTCCAGCGGCGGCAGGTTGAAGGCCGCCAGGTAGGCGACGCCGATCACGGTGCCCGGCACCGCGAAGGACAGCAGCGTGGCGAATTCCAGCGCGCCCTTGCCGGCGAAGCGGGTGCGGGAAAACAGCCAGGCCGCCAGGATGCCGAGTGCCGCCGTGATGGGTGCCGAGATGGCGGCGAGTTCCAGCGTCGTCAGCACGCTGTTCCAGGCGAGGCCGGTGAACTGCCCGCCCTCGATGGAAAAGGCCTTGGCGAAGTGGCGCAGCGTCGGCGTGTAGTCGCGGCCCCAGACCTCCACGAAGCCGCCCATGAAGGCCAGCACGTAAAGCCCGACGGTCAGCGCGCCCCAGGTGCCGGCGACGGCCACGCACAGCCGGCGCACGCCGCGCGGCAGCGGCGGCGGCAGGCCGGAATCGCCCTTGCCGGAGATGGACACGTAGGACTTCCGCCCCGTCAGCCGCTGCTGCAGGAAGAAGACGACGAGCGTGAGGACCAAGAGGATCAACGACAGGGAGGCGGCGCGCCCGGCATCCGCCTGGGCGCCGACGACGGCGAAGAAGATCTCGGTGGCCAGCACGTTGAAGGAGCCGCCCAGCACCACGGCGTTGCCGAAGTCCGCGATGCTTTCCACGAAGCCCAGCAGGAAGGCATTGGCCAGACCCGGCAGCAGCAGCGGCAGGGTGACGGTGCGGAAGGTGACGCGCTCATCGGCCCGCAGCGTGGAGGAGGCTTCCTCCAGCGTCGGCGACAGCCCCTCCACCACGCCGATCAGCACCAGAAAGGCGATGGGGGTGAAGGCGAAGAGCTGCGCCAGCAGCAGGCCCGGCAGGCCATAAATCCAGCGCCCCAGCTCCCAGCCGAACCAGGAGGAGGCGGCCTGGGACAAGAGGCCGGAGCGCCCGAAGATCAGGATCAGCCCGAGGCCCAGGATAAAGGGCGGCGTGACGATGGGCAGCACCGTCAGCCAGCGCAGCGGCCCGGGAAACCGCAGCCGCCCGCGCGTGACCAGCAACGCGAAGGCGAGGCCGAGCGCGGTGGTGCCGGCCGCCGTCAGCAGCGCCAGCAGAAGCGTGTTCCACACCACGCCGCAGCGTGGCGCGCCGGCCAAACAGCCCAGGCCCCAAAGGCGGTCATCCGCCAGCCGCGTGACGGCCGAGGCGGGGGCGAAGCCGCCGGCGGCGTCGCGAAAGGCGCCGGCCATCATCTGGCCGATCGGCAGGATGGTGAAGACCACGATGGCGACCGTCAGCACCGCCGCCACGGTGGCCGTGAAGGCATCGCCCCGAAAGGCGCCACGCCCGGCGAGGCCCGCCGCCAGCAGCACGATCAGCGCACCGGAAACGACGGTACCGCCCCAGCCGATGCCGTATTGCCGTGCCTCCGTGTCACCCCAGGCGGCCTGCAGCCAGGGGGCCATCCAGCCGCGCGGGCCGATGCTCCAGCCCTGGGCCGCCAGCAGCATCAGGCCGAGGCCGCCCGCCAGCAGGAACAGCCAGGAGCGGGCCGGGCGCGACATCGGCAGCACGGCACCCGCCAGTCCGGCCAGCGGCGCCACCACCGCCGGCCACAGCCACCAGCGGCCTTCCGCCAGGATCATGCCGAGCGCCGGCGCACCGTCCGGATCGGTCAGCCAGGCGCCGCCGGCATAGGAAAGGGAGCCGATGCCGTCCTGCAACAGGTACCAGGGCAGCAGCAGGCTGGCGGCCAGCGCGATGGCGCTGGACCAGAAACCGGCGGAACGCATCTGCGCGCGGCCTTAGCGCGGCAGGCTGTTGACCTCGCGGTCCCAGCGCTCGATCAGCCGGCGGCGCTCGGCCGAGGCACCGTACTTGGCGAAGTCGTAGTCGATCAGGCGGATCTGATCCATCTTGGGGGCTTCGGCCGGCACCGGCGTGTTGCGGTTGGACGGCGTCTGGAACTGCTTGGTTTCCGCGCCCAGCTGCTGCGCCGCCGGCGTCAGCGCCCAGTCGTAGAAGCGGCGCGCGTTGCGCTCGTTGCGGGCTCCCGCGATGATCGACATGGAGCCGATCTCATAGCCCGTGCCCTCGCACGGGACCACGTACTGCACGGGAAAGCCGCCGAGGCGCTCCGTCACCGCGTCATGCACGAAGGAGATGGACACGCCCGTCTCGCCGCGCGCCACCGCCTTGATCGGGCCGGTGCCGGAACGCGGATAGGCGTTGACGTTGCGGTGCAGGGCCTTGAGGTATTCGAAGGCCGGCTCCTCGCCCATCAGCTGCACGATGGTGGCGATCATCACGTAGGCGGTGCCGGAGGACTGCGGGTTGGCCATCTGGATCTCGCCGCGGAAGCGGGCGTCCAGCAGGTCCTTCCAGCAGGCGGGCGGCGCGGCGTTGCGGCGGGCCAGCAGCTCCGGGTTGTAGCCGAAGCCCATGGCGCCGGCGTAGATGCCCACCGTGCGGTAATGGCTCTGCTCGGCCTGCTTGCGCGCCCAGTCGTGCAGCTGGTCCAGCATGGGGGAGCGGTATTCGGCGCTCAGCTTGTCCTCGGCCGCCTGCAGGTGCGGGTCGCCGGTGCCGCCGAACCAGATGTCGCCGCGCGGGTTCTGCGCCTCGGCGCGGATCTGCGCCAGCACCTCGCCGCTGCCCTTCTGGGACACGTTGACGCGGATGTTGGTTTCTTTCTGGAAGGCGTTCGCCGCCGCCTGGCACCATTCCACCTGCGCTGAGCAGTAGACGTTCAGCGAACCCTGCGCGGCGGCGGGCAGCGCGCCCAGCGTGAGGGTCGCGGCAAAAGCCACGGCCAGGGTGGCGAGATGGCGCGGTCGCATGGGCGGCTCCTCCGGCTCGCCCTTGGTGGGCGGCGCTTCGGGCGGCTGAATGCAACAAAACTGTCACATTTGCAACGGTGCCGGTTGCCCCCCGGCCGGTCACCACATGGTGTCCCGCGCGCGCTCGCCCCAGCTCCGGTCATAGGTGTCGCCGCCCACACGCCCCTGGCTCATCTCCGCCAGGATCTGCCCGGGCGTCGGCAGGCTGCGCGGGTCCACGTGGCTGTCGGCGCGCCACAGGCCGGAACGGATCAGCGCCCGGGCGCACTGGAAATACACCTCCCGCACCGTGACGACCATGACGCTGCGCGGGGCCTTGCCTTGCACCGCAAAGGAACCGAGCAGCGCCGGGTCGTCCTCGATCACGGCATGGCCGTTGACCCGCAGGGCATTGCCGATGCCGGGGATCAGGAACATCAGCCCGACGCGCGGGTCGCGCACCACGTTGAGCAGGCTGTCGATGCGGTTGTTGCCCCGCCGGTCCGGCAGCAGCAGCGTTTCGCTGTCCGCCACGCGCACGAAGCCCGGCAGGTCGCCGCGCGGCGAGCAGTCCAGCCCTTCGGGACCGGAGGTGGCCAGCGCCAGAAAGGGCGAGGCCTCGATGAAGCGCCGGTAATGCGGCGTGACGTGGTGCGCGACCTTGGCCGTCGAGGCCTCGCCCACCGCATCGGCGCCACCGTAGATGCGCCGCAGATCCGCTGCCGTCTCGATCACCGCCATAGCTGTTCCCCCTGCTGCCGGACGAGGGATTGCTAGATCGGCGGGATGAACCGCGATATCGAGAAGTTCTGCCCGATCCGTGAGTTTCGCTCACCAAGGAGCCGCCGTGCGCCGCCTGCCCCCCTTGTCCGCGCTGCGGTCCTTTGAAGCGACCGCGCGGCTCGGCTCCGTCACCCAGGCGGCGGCGGAGCTGGGGCGCACGCATGGCGCGGTCAGCCGGCAACTGCGCTCGCTGCAGGATGCGGCGGGCTTCGCGCTGTTCGACAAGGCGGGCACGGGGCTGCGGCTGAACGCGCACGGCACGGCCATGCTGCGCTTTGTCGCGCGGGCCCTGGACACCCTGGAAGAGGGCTGGGACCGGCTGCGCGACGATGCCGGCGGCCCGGTGCTGCACGTGGCCTGCAGCGCCACCTTCGCCATGCGCTGGCTGGTGCCGCGGCTGCCGGGCTTCTACCAGACCTGCGCGGATGCGCGGCTGCGGCTGTCCATGACCACCGCGCGCGAGCTGCGCTTCGAAGGCGCCGACCTGGTGGTGGCCTGGGACCGGTCCACCTATCCGGCGGCGGACCGGGCACGGGCCATCCCGCTGGGCGAGGTCGCCTTCGGCCCGGTGTGCGCCCCCGGATACCCGGCCGGGCCCGACGGGTCCTGCTTCCGCATGCCGGCGCGGATCGGCCATGACCACACCGCGCGGGCCTGGGACAACTGGCAGGCGCGCGCGGGCCTGGTGCCGGCCTTCGGCACGGAGCTGCGCTTTCCACACACGCATCTCTGCATCGAGGCGGCGATCGCGGGGCTCGGCGTCGCCATGGTGGAACGGCGGCTGGTGCTGGACGAGCTGGCCACCGGCCGCCTCGTGGCCCCCTGCGGCTTCACGGGCTTCGCCGAGGGCTGGGCGGCGGTGCCGTTTTCCGGCCGGGCGGATACGCCGGCGGCCCACGCCTTTCTGCGGTGGCTGCGCGAAACCCTGGCGTGAGTCCTCGCGCCGCCCCTCTCAGCCGGCGAGCAGCGACGCGGCGCCGCCCAGCATCGCCGCTGCCGCCGCCGGCATCACCCAGCGCGGCCGGAAGGTGAGCAGCAACACCACCGGCAGGGCCGCCGCCGTTAGCAGCCCGGTCCAGTTCACCACCCCGAGGCCCCAGCCATCGGCCCGCACCAGCGGCAGCGGCGACAACAGCAGCAGCAGCCAGCCGGCGCCGGCCAGCAGGCGGCGGCGCAGCGGCGCGATGCGCCGCCGGCCCAGCACCTGTTCATGATGCCGCTCCATGCTCAGGCACAGCAGCACGAACCCGGCATGCGCGCAGGCGAAGCCCAGCCCGTTCACGGCGTGGACGCCAGCGGAGCCGCCGGGGCCGCGGCGCGGCGCGCCGGCGGCGCCGCCGCCGCCTTGTGCCGGTGCACGAACCAAGCCGCCGTGGCCAACAGCGCCGCGACCGCCAGCAGCCCCAGCGCGAAGCCCGCCCGCACCCAGTCGCCCTGCAGGACGGATGCCAGCAGGTGGCGCTCCGTCACCACCGCGTCCAGCAGCGGCAGCAGGGCGAACAGCAGCGCGCCGGCGGCGAACTGCTCCATCCAGGCGCGGCGGCCGCGCCGCAGCAGCGGGTGCACGAGGCAGGCGGCCCAGGCGATGAAGAAGACGTGGATTTCCCAGTCCGCGCGGCTGGGCAGGTCCAGCGGCAGCAGCCGGTTGGCCATCAAGAATGCGGCCATGGCCAGCGGCATGCCGGCGATGGTGGCGACGTTCAGCAGCTCCACCAGCCGGGTGCCGAAGCCGGGGCCGCCGCGGCGTTCCGCCTGCTGCCGCTGCTTGACGGCCCACAGCACGCAGCCGGTGGCCACCATGGCGGTGCCGGCCAGCCCCGCCAGCACGAACAGCCCGCGCAGCAGCGGCCCGGCGAAGCGGCCGATATGCAGCCCATACATCACGCCCCGGGTTTCCGCCGCCGCGCCGCCGGCGCCGCTGCTGGCGACCAGCACACCGGTCGCGCCGCTGAAGGTGACGGACTGCGCGCTGTAGGACAGCCGCTCGGAATCGCGGCGCACCAGCTGCACCGTGGCATTGCTGTCGCCGGCATGGGACACGACGATGCGCCCCACCGTGCCGCCGCCCCAGTGGTCGGACGCCTGCCGCACCAGCGGCGCCACGGGCACCAGCGGCGCGGCCACGCCGGCCGGGCGGCGCGGCGGCGGATTGCCGGACAGCTCGGCATTGAAGGCGGCGCGGTCGTTGGGATAGGCCTGCTGCACGCCCCAGGGCATCGCCATCATCATGAAGATGACCAGCCCGGTATAGGTGATCATCAGGTGATAAGGCAGCGCCAGCACGGCGCTGACGTTGTGCGCGTCCAGCCAGGAGCGCTGCCCCTTGCGCGGGCGGAAGGTGAAGAAGTCCGCGAAGATGCGGCGGTGGGTGATCACGCCGCTGACGATCGCCACCAGCATGACCATGGTGCAGGCCGTGACGATCCAGCGGCCCCAGAAGACGCTGACGTAGTGCAGCTGGAAGTGGAAGCGGTAGAAGAACTCGCCGCCCATGGTGTCGCGCGCCGCGACGGTTTGTCCGGTCGCGGGGTCCAGCGCGGCCTCGCGAAAGCGGCGCCCGCCGCCCTGCGCGTCGCGCCAATACACCCGCGTCACGTTGTCGCGCCCGTCGGGCAGGGTGATGAACCAGGATGGCGAGCCCGGCGCCATCTGCTGCATGGCGGCCACCGCGACCTCGGCGTCGCGTGGGCCGGGGGGCGCGGCCATGGCGATCTCGGGCCGCATCCACACGGAGATTTCCGGCCGCAGATAAGCGGCCGTGCCGGTCAGAAACACCGCGAACAGGATCCAGCCCACCAGCAGGCCGGACCAGCTGTGCAGCCAGGCCATGGATTGACGGAAGCCGTCCTTCACGCGCCGGCCCCCCGCAGCAGCAGCACCCCGCCCAGCAGCGCCGCCGGAACGGCGATGCCGGCGCAGGCCCGCAATGGGCCGCGGGCCGCGAAGGCCCAGACCACGGCGGCGGCGTAGACCGCGAAGCTGGCCATGCTGGCGGTCAGCACCGCCTCCACCCGCGCCAGCGGCAGCGTCGCGGACAGCAGCATGGTGAACAGGGCGGCCAGGGCGTAGCCGCCCCCCACCGCCACCACCACCCGCACCGCGACATCGAGCCGCCGCCTTGTTGCCGCCCCCGGCGCGAACCGGGCACGGAGGGGATGGGCCCCGCGCGGCGTCATGGCCGGCCCGCCGCCAGCAGGGCCGCGATGGGCGCGGGCAGCTGGGGCCGGAACGGCGGTAAGGCCCGGCACAGGGTCATGCGCGGTTCCAATGCGTGCTATTGCGATGCATTCTCATATTGCAGGGCCGCTGCAAGCTCAACCGCCATCTGCCGCCGCTACGCATGCGTCAGGCTTCCGGGAGCCATGGCGTGAACGCGCCCTGACATGCGACTGAGTATCAACTAGGCTCCGGGCACAGGCCCGACGCCGGGCCGCGGGAGCGGGCACGTGCTGGTATCGTTTCTGATCATGCTGCGCGAAGGGCTGGAAGCCGCGCTGGTTGTCGGCGTCGTCGCGGGCTGCCTGCGGCGGCAGGAGCAGGGCGGCTGGATGCCGCTGGTCTGGATTGGCGTGCTATGCGCCGTGCTGGCGTGCCTGGGCGCCGGGCTGCTGCTGGACCTGCTGGGCAGCGAATTCCCGCAGCGGCAGCAGGAGATGTTCGAGGCGGCTGTGAGCCTGCTGGCCGCCACCATGCTCACCGCCATGGCCTTCTGGATGCGCCGCGCCGGCCGCGCCATGGCGGGCGAGATGCGCGCGCGGGTGGCACGGGCGGTGGGCAGCGGCTCGGCCTGGGCGCTGGTGGCCATGGTGTTCCTGGCCGTGGCGCGCGAAGGGCTAGAGGCGGTGATCTTCCTGCTGGCGCTGCTGCGGCAAAGCGAGGGCTGGTCGGTGCCGCTGGGCGCCGTGCTGGGGCTGGCCGCCGCCGCGCTGGCCGGCACCGCCATCGCCTGGGGCGGCGTGCGGCTGCCGCTGGCGCGCTTCTTCCGCTGGACCGGCGTGGTGCTGCTGCTGGCCGCCGCCGGGTTGGCCGCCGGCGCGCTGCGGGCGCTGCACGAGGCCGGGCTGTGGAACGCCCTGCAGCAGGTGCCCTTCGACCTCAGCCACACGCTGCCGGCCGATGGCGCGGCCGGCGCCGTGCTGGCCGGGCTGTTCGGCTATGCCGACCGCCCCAGCCTAGGCGAGCTGGCGCTCTACCTCCTGTTCCTGCTGGTGACGCTGCCGCTGTTCCTGGCGCCGCAGCCGCCGGCCGCGGCCCCGGCGGCACGCGCGTGAGCGCCGGGCCGCCGCGCGGCGCCGTCCGCCTGGGCTACGGCTTGGTGGCGCTGCTGGCCGTGGGGGTGGGCGCGCTGGGGGTGCTGGACTGGCGGGCACACCGCGCGGGCCGCGGGACGCCGGAGGAAGCGGCCGTGACCGTGACGGTCACCGCCCATGCCTGCGAGCCGGACAGCCTTTCCGTGCCGGCCGGGCGCAGCGTGTTCCGCATCGTCAATCGGAGCGAGCGCCTGCTAGAATGGGAGATCCTGGACGGCGTGATGGTGCTGGAAGAGCGCGAGAACATCGCCCCCGGCCTCAGCCAGCGGCTGGTGGCCCGGCTGGCGCCGGGCGACTACAGCATCACCTGTGGCCTGTTGGGCAACCCGCGCGGACGGCTGCGGGTGCTGCCGGCGGCGGGTGGCGCCGGCCGCGCGGCACCGGATCTGCGCGCCCTGGTCGGTCCCATGGCCGAGTATCAGGTGTACCTGACGCTGGAAGGCGTCGCCCTGTCGGACGCCATGGAGGATCTGGCGCGCAGCGTGGCACAGGGCGGCGACGCCGCGCCCGCCCTGGCCGCCGCGCATGCCGCCTACCAGCACCTGCGTCCGGTCAGCCGGCTGGCGCAGGCGCCGCTGGACCTGAAGCTGGACGCGCGGGCGGACGAGCTGGCGGGCGGCGAGGCCGACCCCGCCTTCACCGGCTTTCAGCGCCTGGACCTGGCGCTGCGCCGGGGCGATGGCACCGCCCCCGCCATGGCCGCCGGATTGCAGGCCGATGTCGCGACGCTGCTGGACAGCATGGCCCGGAGCATGCCGCCGCCCGACCGCATGCTGGCCGGCGCCGCGCTGATGGCGCGCCAGGCGGCGGAAACGCCCGACCCCGCGCTGGCGGGGGCGATGCTGGAAGGCGCCGCCGAGGTGGTGCGCCTGCTTGCCCGCCCCGTCCAGGCCTGGGACGCGCCGGGGGTGGCACGCATGCGGGGCGGCCTCGCCGCCGCACGCGCCGCCCTGGCCGCCGGCCCGACGGAACGCCGCGCGGCCTTGCTGGACCTGGCCGAAGGGATCGACGCTTTGCGCGACAGCCTGGGCCAGGGGTGACGGAAGGGGAACGCACCGCATGACCGACCACGATGCGCGGCCCGGCCGCTGCCCGCTCCGCCCCCCTGCCCCGCCCGCCGCCGCCGGCCGGCGCGGCCTGCTGCTGGGCCTGGCCGGCGGCGGTGCCGCGCTGACGGCGGGCACGGCGCGGGCGGCTGGCGCGGCGTTGATGCAAAGCCCGCCGGGGCGCGATGCCGCGGCATCCAGCCAGGCGATCCCGTTTCACGGCCCGCATCAGGCCGGCATCCTCAACCCGCCGCCGGCGGCGGGCATGGTCGCCGCCTTTGACGTGCTGGCCGGGTCGCGCGAGGAACTGGCGCAGTTGTTCCAGCTGCTGACCACGCGCATCCGCTTTCTGATGCAGGGCGGCACGCCGCCGGCCGAGGACCCGCGCTTTCCGCCGGCCGATTCCGGCATCCTCGGCCCCGTCATCCT includes the following:
- a CDS encoding cupredoxin domain-containing protein; protein product: MSAGPPRGAVRLGYGLVALLAVGVGALGVLDWRAHRAGRGTPEEAAVTVTVTAHACEPDSLSVPAGRSVFRIVNRSERLLEWEILDGVMVLEERENIAPGLSQRLVARLAPGDYSITCGLLGNPRGRLRVLPAAGGAGRAAPDLRALVGPMAEYQVYLTLEGVALSDAMEDLARSVAQGGDAAPALAAAHAAYQHLRPVSRLAQAPLDLKLDARADELAGGEADPAFTGFQRLDLALRRGDGTAPAMAAGLQADVATLLDSMARSMPPPDRMLAGAALMARQAAETPDPALAGAMLEGAAEVVRLLARPVQAWDAPGVARMRGGLAAARAALAAGPTERRAALLDLAEGIDALRDSLGQG